The following are from one region of the Cottoperca gobio chromosome 13, fCotGob3.1, whole genome shotgun sequence genome:
- the olfcj1 gene encoding olfactory receptor CJ1 — translation MIFAIGEINNSSELLPGVTLGYRIFDSCPSIPLSIRASLNLMNRYESGEGSCSKLSNVHAVIGETTSTSTIGIARTMGPFNIPVISHSATCACLSNRRDYPSFFRTIPSDIYQSKALAKLMKHFGWTWVGAIRTNSDYGNGGMATFLEAAEREGVCVEYSVAIYRTDHRKWFLEVVDIIKKSTSKVIVAFADGTDLDILIKELHAQNVTGMQWVGSEGWITYRYIASPVNYAVVQGAVGFAALNAHIPGLQEFLANSRPSTTVGDQGLVELWEIAFGCTLTLHAETQNQNSVAACSGKESLWDTNTRFTDVSDASLLNNVYKATYAVAHALHMLFTCKDGQGPFENNTCADKENPQTWQVLHYLTQVNFTTKIGENVFFDEMGDPVARYALVNWQMDETGYIVFETIGFYDASQPEGQQFEMIADVKAIWAGENLEVPRSVCSESCLPGTRRAFVKGKPICCFDCITCADGEFSNSTNAVKCDKCLPEYKSNEERNNCDLKAIEFLTFRELMGILLVTFSVFGACLAMTIALIFFHYRQTPIVRANNSELSFLLLFSLTLCFLCSLTFIGRPSEWSCMLRHTAFGITFVLCISCVLGKTIVVLMAFRATLPGSSVMKWFGPAQQRLSVLGFTLIQVLICILWLTINPPFPFKNMNHYKEKIILECALGSAVGFWAVLGYIGLLAVLCFILAFLARKLPDNFNEAKFITFSMLIFCAVWITFIPAYASSPGKFTVAVEIFAILASSYGMLFCIFLPKCYIMLLKPENNTKKHLLGKGTQKAF, via the exons ATGATATTTGCCATAGGGGAAATCAACAACAGCTCAGAGCTTCTGCCAGGAGTGACACTGGGTTACAGGATCTTTGACTCCTGCCCCAGTATCCCTCTCTCCATCAGGGCATCGCTAAACCTGATGAATCGGTATGAGAGTGGGGAAGGCAGCTGTAGCAAACTCTCCAATGTGCACGCTGTCATAGGGGAAACCACATCTACCTCCACAATAGGTATTGCACGCACCATGGGACCCTTCAATATACCTGTG ATCAGTCATTCAGCCACTTGTGCATGTCTTAGTAACAGAAGAGACTATCCCTCTTTCTTCAGAACCATACCTAGTGACATTTACCAGAGCAAAGCCCTAGCTAAGCTAATGAAACACTTTGGCTGGACCTGGGTAGGAGCTATCAGAACTAATAGTGACTATGGGAATGGTGGCATGGCCACTTTCCTGGAAGCAGCAGAaagggaaggtgtgtgtgttgagtacTCAGTCGCTATCTACAGAACTGATCACAGGAAGTGGTTCTTAGAGGTGGTGGACATTATAAAGAAATCCACCTCTAAGGTAATAGTGGCATTTGCTGATGGCACAGACCTTGACATACTTATTAAGGAGCTCCATGCTCAGAATGTGACAGGCATGCAGTGGGTGGGCAGTGAGGGCTGGATCACGTATCGCTATATCGCCTCTCCAGTAAACTACGCTGTGGTGCAGGGTGCAGTGGGCTTTGCAGCACTAAATGCTCACATCCCTGGGCTGCAGGAGTTCCTGGCTAACAGCAGACCCTCCACCACAGTGGGAGACCAGGGACTGGTGGAGTTGTGGGAGATAGCATTTGGCTGCACGCTGACTCTTCATGCAGAGACTCAGAATCAGAATTCAGTTGCAGCCTGTTCTGGGAAGGAGTCCCtgtgggacacaaacacacgcttcACAGATGTTTCAGATGCCAGTTTGCTGAATAATGTTTACAAGGCCACATACGCTGTCGCTCATGCATTGCACATGTTGTTTACCTGCAAAGATGGACAGGGGCCTTTTGAGAACAATACTTGTGCTGATAAGGAAAATCCCCAAACATGGCAG GTGCTGCATTACCTAACACAGGTCAATTTTACCACTAAGATtggtgaaaatgtgttttttgacgAGATGGGTGACCCTGTGGCACGTTATGCACTGGTAAACTGGCAGATGGATGAGACAGGTTACATAGTCTTTGAAACCATTGGTTTCTATGATGCCTCCCAGCCTGAGGGTCAGCAGTTTGAGATGATAGCAGATGTGAAAGCCATCTGGGCAGGCGAGAATCTTGAA GTACCAAGGTCTGTTTGCAGTGAGAGCTGTTTGCCAGGGACTCGCCGGGCTTTTGTCAAGGGCAAGCCTATCTGCTGTTTTGATTGCATCACCTGTGCTGACGGGGAGTTTAGCAACAGTACAA ATGCAGTGAAATGTGACAAATGCCTTCCCGAGTACAAGTCCAACGAAGAGAGGAATAACTGTGACTTGAAAGCTATTGAGTTCCTCACCTTCAGGGAATTGATGGGTATACTGTTGGTCACCTTTTCTGTCTTCGGTGCCTGCCTGGCGATGACTATAGCCCTGATATTTTTCCACTACAGGCAGACTCCTATTGTCAGGGCCAACAACTCTGAGCTGAGcttcctgctgctcttctccttGACTCTGTGCTTCTTGTGTTCTCTGACCTTCATCGGCCGGCCCTCTGAGTGGTCCTGCATGCTGCGACACACAGCATTCGGCATCACCTTTGTCCTCTGTATCTCTTGTGTTCTGGGGAAAACTATAGTGGTGTTGATGGCCTTCAGGGCCACACTTCCAGGTAGTAGTGTGATGAAATGGTTCGGGCCTGCACAGCAGAGGCTCAGCGTCCTGGGTTTCACTCTCATACAGGTTTTAATCTGCATACTTTGGCTGACAATCAACCCTCCTTTCCCCTTCAAGAATATGAACCACTATAAAGAGAAGATTATTCTTGAGTGTGCTCTGGGATCAGCTGTAGGGTTCTGGGCAGTGTTAGGATACATAGGGCTCTTAGCTGTGTTATGTTTCATACTTGCTTTTTTGGCTAGAAAGCTGCCTGATAATTTCAATGAAGCTAAATTTATCACCTTCAGCATGTTGATATTCTGTGCAGTCTGGATCACCTTCATCCCAGCTTATGCTAGCTCACCTGGAAAGTTCACTGTGGCTGTGGAGATATTTGCTATTCTGGCCTCAAGTTATGGAATGCTGTTCTGTATTTTTTTGCCCAAGTGCTACATAATGTTATTAAAGCCTGAGAACAATACTAAGAAACATTTGTTGGGTAAAGGGACCCAGAAAGCCTTTTAA
- the LOC115017492 gene encoding LOW QUALITY PROTEIN: extracellular calcium-sensing receptor-like (The sequence of the model RefSeq protein was modified relative to this genomic sequence to represent the inferred CDS: deleted 1 base in 1 codon) codes for MCDCVYAMLLFVLFVGAFGAEEDTALCEMLGSPEFPLLSGEGDITIGGAFSIHSQISEPPLSFTDAPEPFTCSRLNLREFRFAQTMIFAIKEINNSSSLLPNISIGYKVFDSCGSTLASTRAVMGLMNGQERFLGKTCSIQSSVHAIIGASESSSTIVMLQSSGIFQIPVISHFATCACLSNIKEYPSFFRIIPSDYYQSRALAKLMKHFGWTWVGTVRSDNDYGNNGMATFITAARQEGVCIEYSEAISRTDPSGQVAKVVRVIQSGSARVLVAFLAQGEMDVLLEEALKQNLTGLQWVGSESWITAGHLATKRYSRVLTGSLGFTIRKTKITGLREFLLQINPSQDPHNNLLREFWQATFGCSFQSSLHGQTLCSGSERLLDINNPFTDVSELRISNNVYKAVYAVAHAMHNMLKCGQSGDAVNQRCIWKDDFEPKQVVKHLQGVNFTLQSGERVYFDGNGDPPAFYELVNWQRNQAGDTVFVALGSYDASLPNGKQFTMNGINTTWAAKSPKRPLSVCSESCLPGFRQAVIKGKPICCFSCIACAAGEISNSSNSAECSRCPLEYWSNEDHSQCVPKVIEFLSYGETLGALLTAFSLFGACLTLAVSWVFFRFRHTPLVKANNSKLSFLLLFSLTLCFLCSLTFIGQPSEWSCMLRHTAFGITFALCMSCILAKTIAVVIAFKAKRPANTVTQCSAQLQRTSVLSYTLPQVLVCVLWLTLAPPFPYKNTAYVTERIILECDLGSPIGFWAVLGYIGLLAVLCFILAFLARKLPDNFNEAKFITFSMLIFCAVWITFIPAYVSSPGKFTVAVEIFAILCSSFGLLFCIFAPKCYILMLKPERNTKKHMMRRNQLK; via the exons ATGTGTGACTGTGTCTATGCAATGCTActgtttgtgctttttgtgGGAGCCTTTGGAGCAGAGGAAGACACTGCACTCTGTGAGATGCTTGGAAGCCCAGAGTTTCCTCTGTTATCTGGGGAAGGAGATATCACAATTGGAGGAGCTTTCTCCATTCATAGCCAAATATCAGAGCCTCCACTCTCCTTCACAGATGCTCCAGAACCGTTCACATGCTCCAG GTTAAATTTGAGAGAATTTCGTTTTGCCCAAACAATGATTTTTGCCATCAAGGAGATCAACAATAGCAGCTCTCTGCTGCCTAATATCTCAATTGGTTATAAGGTATTTGACAGCTGTGGTTCAACGCTGGCTTCAACGCGCGCAGTAATGGGTCTAATGAATGGGCAGGAAAGGTTTTTGGGTAAAACCTGCTCCATCCAGTCATCTGTTCATGCCATCATCGGAGCCTCTGAGTCCTCGTCAACCATTGTGATGCTACAAAGTTCAGGGATTTTCCAAATACCCGTG ATCAGCCACTTTGCCACTTGTGCTTGTCTGAGCAACATAAAGGAGTACCCCTCGTTCTTCAGAATCATCCCTAGTGACTACTATCAGAGTCGAGCATTGGCAAAACTGATGAAGCACTTTGGCTGGACATGGGTTGGGACAGTAAGAAGTGACAATGATTATGGTAACAATGGCATGGCAACATTTATCACAGCTGCAAGACAGGAGGGGGTCTGTATTGAGTACTCAGAGGCCATCTCAAGGACTGACCCCAGTGGGCAGGTTGCCAAGGTGGTCAGAGTGATTCAAAGCGGCAGTGCAAGGGTTTTAGTTGCCTTCCTCGCCCAAGGTGAGATGGATGTTCTGCTTGAGGAAGCTCTGAAACAGAACTTGACTGGGCTGCAGTGGGTGGGCAGCGAGTCCTGGATTACTGCAGGTCATCTGGCCACTAAAAGGTATTCAAGAGTCCTGACAGGGTCTCTGGGTTTCACCATCAGAAAAACTAAGATCACAGGCCTCCGAGAGTTTCTTTTACAGATTAACCCAAGTCAAGACCCTCATAATAATTTGCTGAGAGAGTTCTGGCAAGCTACATTTGGTTGCAGTTTCCAGTCCAGTCTTCATGGTCAGACCCTGTGCTCAGGCTCTGAAAGACTACTGGACATCAACAATCCTTTCACAGATGTGTCAGAGCTAAGGATATCTAACAATGTGTATAAGGCTGTGTATGCTGTGGCTCATGCCATGCATAACATGTTAAAATGTGGACAGAGTGGTGATGCAGTGAATCAGCGGTGCATCTGGAAAGATGATTTCGAGCCAAAACAA GTTGTGAAACACCTCCAAGGTGTGAATTTCACTCTTCAGTCAGGAGAAAGAGTGTATTTTGACGGAAATGGGGACCCTCCAGCGTTTTATGAGCTTGTGAACTGGCAGAGAAATCAAGCAGGAGATACTGTGTTTGTGGCTTTAGGGAGCTATGATGCCTCACTACCAAATGGAAAGCAGTTTACAATGAACGGAATAAACACAACATGGGCTGCCAAGTCCCCAAAG AGgccactgtctgtctgcagtgagAGTTGTCTGCCAGGTTTCCGGCAGGCTGTGATTAAAGGCAAACCCATCTGCTGTTTCTCCTGCATCGCATGTGCTGCTGGAGAAATCAGCAACTCAAGCA ATTCTGCTGAGTGTTCACGGTGTCCACTGGAGTACTGGTCAAATGAAGATCACAGCCAGTGTGTTCCAAAGGTGATTGAGTTCCTATCCTATGGCGAAACCTTGGGCGCCCTCCTCACTGCCTTCTCATTGTTTGGAGCGTGTTTAACACTGGCAGTGTCATGGGTCTTCTTTCGGTTTCGTCACACACCTCTTGTCAAAGCCAACAACTCTAAGCTGAGcttcctgcttctcttctccttgactttgtgtttcctgtgttctCTGACCTTCATCGGCCAGCCCTCTGAGTGGTCCTGCATGCTGCGCCACACAGCTTTTGGCATCACGTTTGCCTTGTGCATGTCTTGTATCTTGGCTAAAACCATAGCA GTGGTGATCGCCTTTAAGGCTAAAAGGCCAGCAAACACAGTTACTCAGTGTTCTGCTCAGCTTCAGAGAACAAGTGTTCTCAGCTATACTTTACCGCAGGTGTTGGTTTGTGTGCTGTGGTTAACCCTTGCCCCGCCATTCCCCTACAAAAATACGGCTTATGTCACTGAAAGAATTATTCTAGAGTGTGATTTAGGTTCACCTATAGGGTTCTGGGCTGTGCTGGGGTATATAGGACTTCTGGCTGTGCTATGCTTTATTCTTGCTTTTCTGGCTCGAAAGCTGCCTGATAATTTCAACGAAGCCAAGTTCATCACCTTCAGTATGCTGATATTCTGTGCAGTCTGGATCACCTTTATCCCTGCGTATGTCAGCTCTCCTGGGAAGTTTACTGTAGCTGTGGAGATATTTGCTATTCTGTGCTCTAGTTTTGGGTTGCTCTTCTGTATATTTGCtccaaaatgttatattttaatgttaaaaccAGAGAGAAACACTAAAAAACACATGATGAGGAGAAACCAATTAAAATAA
- the LOC115017801 gene encoding extracellular calcium-sensing receptor-like: protein MIGGAFSIHSKITQPPLSSTEKPTRLTCSSVNLREFRFAQTMIFAIEEINKSEFLLPNVSIGYRIYDNCGSTLSSMRAVMALMNGDEWTVGKSCSGQSAVHAIIGESESSSTIVLSRSTGPFKIPVISHSATCECLSNRKEYPSFFRTIASDLYQSRALAQLVKHFGWTWVGAINSDSDYGNNGMAIFLAAAKEEGVCVEYTVKFYREEPEKLMKVVEVIRKSTARVIVGFLAHVEMNNLLEQLILHNITGLQFIGVEAWITANSLVTPTSFSVLGGSLGFAVQKANISGLDDYLIKDFWETELKCKETTSCKENQDLIELKDYHDDVAELRYSSNIYKAIYAVAHSLHSILKCSKSRECDNTVKVTPLQVVESLKQVNFTIKNGDQVWFDSTGAAVARYEVVNWQRGSDDSVQFKPVGYYDASLPPGQKFVLKTEAIMWPGGKKELPVSVCSESCHPGTFKVLQKGKPVCCYDCITCAEGEISNSTDSNDCKKCPEEYWSNENRDACVLKNVEFLYFTEVMGIILVFFTLFGVLLTLIVATLFLINKDTPLVKANNSELSFLLLFSLTLCFLCSLTFIARPSEWSCMLRHTAFGITFVLCISCVLGKTIVVLMAFRATLPGSSVMKWFGPAQQRLSVLGFTLIQVLICILWLTINPPFPLKNMIHYKEKIILECALGSPVGFWAVLGYIGLLALLCFVLAFLARKLPDNFNEAKFITFSMLIFCAVWITFIPAYVSSPGKFTVAVEIFAILASSYGLLLCIFAPKCFIIVLKPELNTKKHLMGKTG from the exons ATGATCGGGGGAGCCTTTTCCATCCATAGCAAAATCACACAACCACCACTTTCCTCCACAGAGAAACCAACACGTCTCACATGTTCCAG TGTCAACCTCAGGGAGTTTCGATTTGCCCAGACCATGATCTTTGCTATcgaagaaataaacaaaagtgaATTTCTTCTTCCTAATGTTTCAATCGGATACCGTATTTATGACAACTGTGGCTCAACATTATCCTCAATGCGAGCAGTAATGGCCCTGATGAATGGTGATGAGTGGACTGTGGGAAAGAGCTGCTCTGGTCAATCAGCTGTTCATGCTATTATCGGGGAGTCTGAATCCTCTTCGACCATTGTTTTGTCACGCTCTACTGGACCATTCAAAATACCAGTG ATAAGTCATTCAGCTACTTGTGAGTGTTTGAGCAACAGGAAAGAGTATCCCTCTTTCTTTCGAACCATTGCCAGCGACCTCTACCAAAGCCGAGCGCTCGCCCAGCTGGTCAAGCACTTTGGCTGGACCTGGGTCGGTGCAATCAACAGCGACAGTGACTATGGCAACAATGGTATGGCCATCTTCCTTGCTGCAGCCAAGGaggaaggagtgtgtgtggagtatACAGTTAAATTTTACAGGGAAGAACCAGAAAAGCTCATGAAAGTGGTAGAAGTGATCCGAAAGAGCACTGCCCGTGTCATTGTTGGTTTCCTGGCCCACGTAGAGATGAACAACCTTCTAGAACAGTTGATTCTGCACAACATCACAGGCCTGCAGTTTATTGGTGTGGAGGCGTGGATCACTGCTAACAGCCTTGTGACTCCCACCAGCTTTAGTGTGCTGGGAGGGTCATTGGGTTTTGCTGTGCAAAAGGCCAATATCAGTGGCCTGgatgattatttaattaaagattTCTGGGAGACAGAGTTAAAGTGCAAGGAGACAACATCATGCAAAGAAAACCAAGATCTAATTGAGCTTAAAGATTATCATGATGATGTGGCAGAGCTGAGATACTCCAGTAACATCTACAAAGCTATCTATGCTGTGGCCCATTCTCTGCACAGCATCCTAAAGTGCTCCAAAAGTCGGGAGTGTGACAACACTGTAAAGGTTACTCCCTTGCAG GTAGTTGAGTCTTTGAAGCAGGTGAATTTTACCATTAAGAATGGGGACCAGGTGTGGTTTGATAGCACTGGAGCAGCTGTTGCTCGGTATGAGGTGGTGAACTGGCAGCGTGGATCAGATGACTCAGTCCAGTTCAAACCTGTCGGGTATTATGACGCCTCCTTACCTCCTGGACAGAAGTTTGTGCTCAAGACTGAAGCCATTATGTGGCCTGGAGGGAAGAAAGAG TTGCCTGTGTCAGTGTGCAGTGAGAGCTGTCATCCAGGAACTTTTAAAGTCCTTCAGAAAGGAAAGCCAGTCTGCTGCTATGACTGTATAACATGTGCAGAGGGGGAAATCAGCAACAGCACAG ATTCTAATGACTGCAAAAAGTGTCCTGAAGAGTATTGGTCCAATGAAAACAGAGATGCATGTGTACTAAAAAATGTTGAGTTCCTCTACTTCACTGAGGTTATGGGAATAATACTTGtatttttcactttgtttggTGTGCTCCTTACTTTAATTGTGGCTACTCTATTCTTGATCAATAAGGACACTCCCTTGGTAAAGGCCAACAACTCTGAGCTGAGcttcctgctgctcttctccttGACTCTGTGTTTCTTGTGTTCTCTGACCTTCATAGCCCGGCCTTCTGAGTGGTCCTGCATGCTGCGACACACAGCATTCGGCATCACTTTTGTCCTCTGTATCTCTTGTGTTCTGGGCAAAACTATAGTGGTGTTGATGGCCTTCAGGGCCACACTTCCAGGTAGTAGTGTGATGAAATGGTTCGGGCCTGCACAGCAGAGGCTCAGCGTCCTGGGTTTCACTCTGATACAGGTTTTAATCTGCATACTTTGGCTGACAATCAACCCTCCTTTCCCCTTGAAGAATATGATCCACTATAAGGAGAAGATTATTCTTGAGTGCGCTCTGGGATCACCTGTAGGGTTCTGGGCCGTGTTAGGATATATAGGACTTCTagctttattatgttttgttctCGCTTTTTTGGCTAGAAAGCTGCCTGACAATTTTAATGAAGCTAAATTTATCACATTTAGCATGCTGATATTCTGTGCAGTCTGGATCACCTTTATCCCTGCATATGTCAGCTCTCCTGGGAAGTTCACTGTAGCTGTGGAGATATTTGCTATTTTAGCATCCAGTTATGGGCTACTGCTCTGTATATTTGcaccaaaatgttttattattgtactcAAACCTGAACTGAACACCAAAAAACATCTGATGGGGAAAACCGGTTAA